From Salvelinus sp. IW2-2015 linkage group LG18, ASM291031v2, whole genome shotgun sequence, a single genomic window includes:
- the LOC111978559 gene encoding growth/differentiation factor 2, with protein sequence MQCSRRFFFQMYLSLLVSTGSCRCKSLNDVLQSEDPEGFTETSKQDLVEKEEMDSRLQSFLGNMKEGFLRKLNLSDVPQEHSKIYPPPFMIELYNKYASDKSAMPRSDVIRSFTVQDVSHSAKNGTKSKHRLLFNVTVPNHEEVTMAELRLFTLLDNRATSPSTSTNQIGGSIKVYEVEYKGNNVTAHFVNGKDVVGAHHSWEAFDVTTAIQSWVKSGRGASAFEVVVDRWDCGPFKGGGFDVSVGAGDNQSAALIVFSDDLGSRKREAKKELREEIVHEEETVFSGSDWQGPDFNEIPVDLHPRRKRQGDTSYCRRTSMXVKFKDIGWDQWIVAPPEYDAFECRGVCYYPLTEDMTPSKHALIQTLVNLKNPKXANMACCVPTKLAPITVMYQENGVITLRQMYEEMKVAECGCR encoded by the exons ATGCAATGCTCAAGGCGTTTCTTCTTCCAGATGTATCTGAGTTTGCTGGTGTCCACGGGGTCCTGTAGATGCAAGTCACTGAACGATGTCCTCCAAAGTGAAGATCCTGAGGGCTTCACTGAGACTTCCAAGCAGGACCTGGTTGAAAAGGAGGAAATGGACTCCAGGTTACAGAGCTTTCTGGGAAACATGAAGGAAGGGTTTCTGAGAAAACTCAACTTATCAGATGTCCCACAAGAGCACAGCAAGATATACCCACCGCCGTTCATGATTGAACTGTACAACAAGTATGCGTCCGACAAGTCCGCTATGCCTCGTTCTGATGTCATTCGCAGCTTCACCGTTCAAG ATGTTAGTCACTCTGCAAAAAATGGAACAAAGTCAAAACACAGACTGCTGTTCAATGTAACTGTCCCAAATCACGAAGAGGTCACCATGGCGGAACTCAGGCTATTCACCCTGCTGGATAATAGGGCGACCTCGCCATCAACCTCCACCAATCAGATCGGGGGTTCCATAAAGGTCTATGAAGTGGAGTATAAAGGAAACAATGTCACAGCCCACTTTGTGAATGGGAAAGACGTCGTTGGGGCCCATCACTCTTGGGAAGCTTTCGATGTGACCACCGCCATCCAGAGTTGGGTCAAATCAGGCCGTGGGGCCAGTGCATTTGAGGTGGTGGTCGACAGGTGGGACTGTGGGCCTTTCAAAGGCGGAGGTTTTGACGTGAGCGTGGGTGCGGGGGATAACCAGTCAGCTGCTTTGATTGTCTTCTCTGATGACCTggggagcaggaagagagaggccaagaaggagctgagggaggagatagtccatgaggaagagacgGTCTTCTCAGGGAGCGACTGGCAAGGGCCCGACTTCAATGAGATCCCCGTGGACCTACACCCCAGGCGGAAGAGGCAGGGGGACACCAGTTACTGCCGACGGACCTCCATGCRCGTCAAATTCAAAGATATCGGCTGGGACCAGTGGATCGTAGCGCCCCCTGAGTATGACGCCTTTGAGTGTAGAGGGGTGTGTTACTACCCCCTGACTGAGGACATGACCCCTTCCAAACACGCCCTCATCCAAACCCTGGTCAATCTCAAGAACCCCAAAARAGCCAACATGGCGTGTTGCGTTCCCACAAAACTGGCCCCAATCACGGTCATGTACCAGGAGAATGGTGTCATCACCTTGCGACAGATGTATGAGGAGATGAAGGTGGCAGAGTGTGGATGTAGGTAG
- the LOC111978557 gene encoding growth/differentiation factor 10 — translation MTKIFLHLVHFMLFFHSGMGEVLSEEPFEITQQDSDIXETTDGTSSRESARRDMVSINMFKVYEKYSKEPQRHRDENTVRSFKAIPGVSKNSVWFHFNLSSIQESEDILSATFHFLDQRPRHRPWICRRSRSASCRLQWHPPSQLLFRGTSPNSAFGSLLGNVTLPPPRRGSWQTRDVSAVVKEARILGVFLITAEFDFGMRPQKNQERLSPAILPYVLAYANDMAISEPNSVAMTLQRYGPFPSGEEPTRSSNESPSASRLKREALSPLDQILDNDLPEVQFNTLKSHELWESTYLAPKIKPSVKYGQKHGQESSEGLNKPQVLSFDERTMKKARRRQWSEPRVCARRYLRVDFADIGWSEWVLAPKAFDAYYCAGTCGFPIPKVARPSNHATIQSIVRAVGIVPGIPEPCCVPDRMSSLSVLFLDPSRNMVLKVYPNMAVETCXCX, via the exons ATGACGAAGATATTCTTACATCTGGtgcattttatgttattttttcatTCCGGTATGGGGGAAGTTTTATCAGAGGAGCCATTCGAAATTACGCAGCAGGACAGCGATATCCRCGAAACTACCGATGGCACCTCCTCGCGCGAAAGCGCACGGCGGGACATGGTCTCCATCAATATGTTTAAAGTCTATGAAAAGTACAGTAAGGAACCACAACGCCATCGAGACGAAAATACCGTTAGAAGTTTTAAGGCTATTCCAG gagTCTCCAAGAACAGTGTGTGGTTCCATTTCAACCTGTCMTCCATCCAGGAGTCGGAGGACATCCTCTCCGCCACATTCCACTTCCTGGACCAGCGTCCCCGCCACCGACCCTGGATCTGCCGGCGCTCCCGAAGCGCTTCCTGTCGCCTYCAGTGGCATCCCCCGTCCCAGCTCCTCTTCCGAGGAACGTCCCCTAACTCTGCCTTTGGCTCCCTGCTGGGCAACGTCACMCTGCCCCCTCCCAGGAGAGGGTCCTGGCAGACAAGGGATGTCTCCGCTGTAGTCAAAGAGGCCCGCATCCTGGGAGTCTTCCTCATTACCGCTGAGTTTGACTTCGGGATGAGGCCCCAGAAGAACCAGGAGCGCCTTTCTCCAGCCATCCTACCGTACGTCCTGGCGTATGCCAACGACATGGCCATATCTGAGCCCAACAGTGTGGCCATGACCCTGCAGAGGTAYGGGCCTTTCCCTTCGGGCGAGGAGCCCACCCGGTCATCCAACGAATCTCCTTCAGCGTCTAGGCTGAAAAGAGAAGCATTATCCCCCCTGGACCAAATACTGGACAATGACCTGCCTGAGGTCCAGTTCAACACCCTGAAGAGCCATGAGCTCTGGGAGAGCACTTATTTGGCTCCCAAGATCAAGCCCTCCGTGAAATATGGGCAAAAGCATGGCCAGGAGAGCAGTGAGGGGTTGAATAAGCCCCAGGTGCTGAGCTTTGATGAGAGGACCATGAAGAAGGCTCGCAGGAGACAGTGGAGTGAGCCCAGGGTCTGCGCCCGACGTTACCTGAGAGTGGACTTTGCCGACATCGGCTGGAGCGAGTGGGTGCTAGCCCCGAAAGCCTTTGATGCCTACTACTGTGCAGGCACCTGCGGATTTCCTATTCCTAAG GTTGCCCGSCCCTCGAACCACGCCACCATCCAAAGCATTGTGAGGGCGGTGGGAATCGTTCCCGGCATTCCGGAGCCCTGCTGTGTTCCGGACAGGATGAGCTCTCTGAGTGTTCTCTTCCTGGACCCCAGCCGGAACATGGTGCTGAAGGTTTACCCCAACATGGCTGTGGAGACCTGTGSCTGCCRGTAG